One Triplophysa rosa linkage group LG9, Trosa_1v2, whole genome shotgun sequence genomic window carries:
- the slx4ip gene encoding protein SLX4IP isoform X3: MHRPLGPGYSYAAGCDVLPGKPHSPIPCGDPRETFAHIGAIAREPHPDPVRAEDEILEGDRSYQSGNIRLSVYFMKRHINLRCIVRQHYRELRVFPERVVVCASPLENAVLPNGNLNQDVLQQSGQSKSKYFSSPGETKDPLSSSTVMRRAVLQKIAKQANTRSRPCRDDHESRSDTVEKGITKLNRPLPVSSECLFADDLVACAHEDVKTIIQLSELSNKDKEGAQPCPESTGFKRRQRTPNSEEHQKPKRLRLGEAAVPGDSNRPSSGISSCSSHGAAQPEIRLEEEVLTHGNSTVEQSNQSGPAASLRGSSVKPVSSGSSISSREERREGAPRTSRLRRLKKS, from the exons ATGCACCGCCCGCTCGGCCCAGGCTACAGTTACGCAGCCGGGTGTGATGTGCTTCCAGGAAAACCCCACTCGCCCATTCCATGTGGCGACCCCCGTGAAACCTTCGCACACATAGGCGCAATCGCCCGGGAGCCCCACCCTGACCCAGTGAGAGCAGAGGATGAGATCTTAGAGGGTGATCGTTCATATCAAA GTGGGAACATTCGCTTGTCGGTGTACTTCATGAAGCGACACATCAACCTGAGGTGCATTGTGAGGCAGCACTACAGAG AGTTGCGTGTTTTTCCTGAACGTGTTGTAGTGTGTGCCAGTCCTCTGGAGAACGCTGTACTTCCCAATGGAAATCTGAACCAGGATGTG TTGCAACAAAGTGGACAAAGCAAGTCGAAGTATTTTTCAAGCCCCGGTGAAACCAAAGATCCATTATCTAGCTCCACGGTTATGAGAAGAGCCGTCCTTCAGAAGAT TGCCAAGCAGGCGAACACCCGGTCCCGACCATGCAGAGATGACCACGAATCCAGATCGGACACCGTAGAAAAGGGGATTACCAAATTGAATCGTCCTCTACCAGTATCATCCGAATGTTTGTTTGCTGACGACTTAGTGGCTTGTGCGCATGAGGATGTAAAAACCATAATTCAATTGTCTGAATTAAGTAACAAGGATAAAGAGGGCGCTCAACCATGTCCTGAATCAACTGGTTTTAAGAGGAGACAACGCACCCCTAACTCTGAGGAACACCAAAAACCCAAAAGATTGCGTCTCGGAGAGGCTGCTGTACCAGGCGATTCCAACAGGCCGTCTTCTGGCATCTCCTCATGTAGTTCCCATGGTGCAGCTCAGCCTGAGATCAGACTGGAAGAGGAGGTGCTTACACATGGAAATAGTACTGTCGAACAGAGTAACCAGAGCGGGCCAGCCGCAAGTCTGAGAGGCTCATCCGTCAAGCCCGTGTCCTCTGGCTCTTCTATTAGTTCCAGAGAGGAAAGGAGGGAGGGCGCGCCCAGAACATCCCGATTACGCCGACTCAAGAAGTCCTGA